In Gemmobacter sp. 24YEA27, a genomic segment contains:
- a CDS encoding Hint domain-containing protein, which yields MIESLLSVETDLPAVEVTAASGLTVGTTVLTLDGDLPVQFLAPGDRVVTRSGVRVLKSIKVSVMRDAGMIRVSASALGHDRPEADCFLAPGQKIILRDWRARALYGQEVAMIEAQRLCDGDYIRSETVSEIRLFTLVFDGDEIIYANGMELLCTSAKITA from the coding sequence ATGATCGAAAGCCTTCTCAGCGTCGAAACTGACCTTCCGGCTGTCGAAGTCACCGCGGCGTCCGGTCTTACGGTTGGAACCACTGTTCTCACACTTGACGGCGATCTCCCGGTCCAGTTTCTCGCCCCGGGCGACCGTGTTGTCACCAGATCGGGCGTCAGGGTTCTGAAATCAATCAAAGTTTCGGTGATGCGCGATGCCGGTATGATCCGCGTCAGCGCCTCGGCGCTTGGTCATGACCGCCCGGAAGCTGATTGCTTTCTTGCGCCGGGCCAGAAGATCATACTGCGCGACTGGCGCGCCCGGGCCCTCTATGGTCAGGAGGTCGCCATGATCGAGGCGCAGCGTCTGTGTGACGGCGATTACATCCGCTCTGAGACCGTGTCGGAAATCCGCCTTTTCACGCTGGTCTTTGATGGCGACGAAATCATCTATGCAAATGGCATGGAACTGCTTTGCACCAGCGCCAAAATAACCGCCTGA
- the purB gene encoding adenylosuccinate lyase: MIPRYSRPEMVAIWSPETKFRIWYEIEAHACDAQADLGVIPRENASAVWKAKDVAFDVARIDEIEAVTKHDVIAFLTHLAEIIGADEARFVHQGMTSSDVLDTTLNIQLVRASDILIAGVERVLAALKTRAFEHKDTVRIGRSHGIHAEPTTMGLTFARFYAEMDRNLRRLKAAKDEIRTGAISGAVGTFANIDPRVEEYVCEKLGLEPEPVSTQVIPRDRHAMYFAVLGVIASSIENIAIEIRHMQRTEVLEAEEFFSPGQKGSSAMPHKRNPVLTENLTGLARLVRMSVIPAMENVALWHERDISHSSVERAIGPDSTVTLDFALNRLAGVIEKLVIYPENMLKNMNKFKGLVMSQRVLLALTQAGVSREDSYRLVQRNAMKVWEQGADFKTELLGDAEVTKALSPAEIEEKFDLGYHTKHVDTIFARVFGK, translated from the coding sequence ATGATCCCGCGTTATTCCCGCCCCGAAATGGTGGCCATCTGGTCGCCCGAGACCAAATTCCGCATCTGGTACGAGATCGAGGCCCATGCCTGCGACGCCCAGGCAGATCTCGGCGTGATCCCGCGCGAGAATGCGAGCGCCGTCTGGAAGGCAAAGGACGTGGCTTTTGACGTGGCCCGGATCGACGAGATCGAGGCTGTCACCAAACATGACGTGATCGCCTTCCTCACCCATCTGGCCGAGATCATCGGCGCCGACGAGGCGCGCTTCGTGCATCAGGGCATGACCTCATCCGACGTGCTCGACACCACGCTGAACATCCAGCTGGTGCGTGCCTCCGATATCCTGATCGCGGGTGTGGAACGGGTGCTGGCCGCCCTGAAGACCCGCGCCTTTGAACACAAGGACACCGTCCGCATCGGCCGCAGCCATGGGATCCATGCGGAACCCACCACGATGGGCCTGACCTTCGCGCGGTTTTACGCCGAGATGGACCGCAACCTGCGTCGCCTGAAAGCCGCGAAAGACGAGATTCGCACCGGCGCAATTTCCGGCGCGGTCGGCACTTTCGCCAATATCGACCCGCGCGTCGAAGAATATGTCTGCGAGAAACTCGGGCTGGAGCCGGAGCCGGTCTCGACGCAAGTTATCCCGCGTGACCGTCATGCGATGTATTTCGCGGTGCTGGGCGTGATCGCCTCGTCGATTGAAAACATCGCGATCGAGATCCGCCATATGCAGCGGACCGAAGTGCTTGAGGCGGAAGAGTTTTTCTCGCCCGGGCAAAAGGGCTCCTCGGCGATGCCGCATAAGAGGAACCCGGTCCTGACCGAAAACCTCACCGGTCTTGCCCGCCTCGTGCGGATGTCGGTGATCCCGGCGATGGAAAACGTGGCGCTCTGGCATGAGCGCGACATTTCGCATTCTTCGGTCGAACGCGCGATTGGCCCTGACAGCACCGTGACGCTGGATTTCGCGCTGAACCGGCTGGCGGGTGTGATCGAGAAACTGGTGATCTACCCCGAGAATATGTTGAAAAACATGAACAAATTCAAAGGGCTTGTGATGTCGCAGCGCGTACTTCTGGCCCTGACCCAGGCCGGCGTGTCGCGCGAAGACAGCTACCGTCTGGTGCAGCGCAACGCGATGAAGGTCTGGGAACAGGGCGCTGATTTCAAAACCGAACTGCTTGGCGATGCGGAAGTGACCAAAGCGCTCTCCCCCGCCGAGATCGAGGAGAAATTCGACCTTGGCTACCATACCAAACATGTCGACACGATTTTTGCCCGCGTTTTCGGCAAATAA
- the tig gene encoding trigger factor, translating to MQVTETLKDGLKRGYTITVTAAELDAKVQEKLLEAQPDIEIKGFRKGKVPLAILRKQFGDRLMGEAMQDAVDGAMKDHFEATGDRPALQPEVKMAGGESWSPEKDVVVEVAYETLPEIPELDTAKVALEKLVVKAAESDVDEALKNLADNAKDFEARKKGSKAKEGDQVVIDFEGFVDGEAFEGGKGEGYPLVLGSNSFIPGFEDQLTGAKAGDEVEVKVTFPAEYGAAHLAGKEALFKCTVHEVKAPKAAEIDDELAKKFGAEDLAGLKTQIGERLEAEYKGASRAVLKRALLDQLDGLVSFELPSKLVEAEASQIAHQLWHEEHPEEHGHNHGNIEATDEHKKLAERRVRLGLLLAEIGRKAEVTVSDAEMTQAVIQTARQYPGQERAYFEFVQKNPQIQQQLRAPIFEDKVVDHIVGLAKVTEKDVSKDDLQKAVEALDEL from the coding sequence ATGCAGGTCACCGAGACCCTGAAAGACGGCCTGAAGCGCGGCTATACCATCACGGTGACCGCAGCAGAGCTGGATGCGAAAGTGCAGGAAAAGCTGCTCGAAGCGCAGCCCGACATTGAAATCAAAGGCTTCCGCAAGGGCAAAGTGCCGCTGGCGATTCTGCGCAAGCAATTTGGCGACCGCCTGATGGGCGAAGCCATGCAGGATGCTGTCGATGGTGCCATGAAGGACCATTTCGAGGCAACCGGCGACCGCCCGGCGCTGCAGCCCGAGGTCAAGATGGCAGGCGGCGAAAGCTGGTCGCCCGAGAAGGACGTCGTGGTCGAGGTCGCCTATGAGACCCTGCCGGAGATCCCGGAACTCGACACCGCGAAAGTCGCACTGGAAAAGCTGGTCGTGAAGGCCGCTGAATCCGATGTGGACGAAGCGCTGAAGAACCTCGCCGACAATGCGAAAGATTTCGAAGCCCGCAAGAAAGGCTCGAAAGCCAAAGAGGGCGACCAGGTCGTGATCGATTTTGAAGGTTTCGTCGATGGCGAAGCGTTCGAAGGCGGCAAGGGCGAAGGCTATCCGCTGGTTCTGGGCTCGAACAGCTTCATCCCCGGTTTCGAGGATCAGCTGACCGGTGCCAAAGCCGGTGACGAGGTTGAGGTCAAAGTGACCTTCCCGGCCGAATATGGCGCAGCCCATCTCGCAGGCAAAGAAGCCCTCTTCAAATGCACCGTGCATGAGGTCAAGGCGCCGAAAGCCGCCGAGATCGATGATGAGCTGGCGAAGAAATTCGGCGCTGAAGATCTTGCAGGTCTGAAAACCCAGATCGGTGAGCGCCTCGAAGCCGAATATAAAGGTGCTTCGCGCGCCGTTCTGAAACGTGCGCTGCTGGACCAGCTGGATGGTCTCGTGTCGTTCGAGCTGCCGTCGAAACTGGTCGAGGCGGAAGCCAGCCAGATCGCGCATCAGCTCTGGCATGAAGAGCACCCGGAAGAGCATGGCCATAACCACGGCAATATCGAAGCGACCGACGAGCATAAGAAGCTCGCCGAGCGCCGCGTGCGTCTGGGTCTTCTGCTCGCGGAAATCGGCCGCAAGGCTGAGGTCACCGTGTCGGATGCCGAAATGACCCAGGCCGTGATCCAGACCGCCCGTCAGTATCCGGGCCAGGAGCGCGCCTATTTCGAATTCGTGCAGAAGAACCCGCAGATCCAGCAGCAGCTGCGCGCGCCGATCTTCGAAGACAAGGTTGTCGATCACATCGTCGGCCTCGCGAAAGTGACCGAGAAGGACGTCTCGAAAGACGACCTGCAAAAGGCGGTCGAAGCTCTGGACGAGCTCTGA
- the rpsR gene encoding 30S ribosomal protein S18: MANKPFFRRRKVCPFSGDNAPAIDYKDTRLLQRYVSERGKIVPSRITAVSAKKQRELARAIKRARFLALLPYAVK, translated from the coding sequence ATGGCGAATAAACCGTTTTTCCGCCGCCGCAAGGTTTGCCCCTTCTCGGGCGACAATGCTCCGGCAATCGACTACAAAGACACCCGTCTCCTGCAGCGCTACGTTTCCGAGCGCGGCAAGATCGTTCCGTCGCGCATCACCGCCGTCTCGGCGAAGAAACAGCGCGAACTGGCACGGGCCATCAAGCGCGCACGTTTCCTCGCGCTTCTCCCCTATGCCGTGAAGTGA
- a CDS encoding P-II family nitrogen regulator, whose product MKKVEAIIKPFKLDEVKEALQEAGIQGLSVTEVKGFGRQKGHTELYRGAEYVVDFLPKVKIEVILADDMVEAAVEAIVSAARTDKIGDGKIFVSPVEQAIRIRTGETGDDAI is encoded by the coding sequence ATGAAGAAGGTTGAGGCGATCATCAAGCCCTTCAAACTTGATGAGGTCAAGGAAGCCCTGCAGGAAGCCGGAATCCAGGGGCTCTCGGTCACCGAGGTCAAGGGGTTCGGGCGCCAGAAGGGGCATACCGAGCTGTATCGCGGGGCCGAATATGTCGTCGACTTCCTGCCCAAGGTGAAGATCGAAGTGATCCTGGCGGATGACATGGTCGAAGCGGCCGTCGAGGCCATCGTTTCGGCCGCGCGCACCGACAAGATCGGCGACGGTAAGATCTTTGTCTCTCCGGTCGAACAGGCGATCCGCATCCGGACCGGCGAAACCGGCGATGACGCGATCTGA
- the rpsF gene encoding 30S ribosomal protein S6, producing MPLYEHVFIARQDLSNAQAEGLIEHFSTVLADNGGKVVEHEYWGVKTMAYKINKNRKGHFTLLKSDAPAAAVQEMERLMRLHDDVMRILTIKVDKHTDGPSVQMQKRDEREGRGDREGGDRGGYERRERR from the coding sequence ATGCCGCTTTACGAGCATGTCTTCATCGCGCGCCAGGATCTTTCCAACGCGCAGGCCGAAGGCCTCATCGAACATTTCTCCACGGTTCTCGCAGATAACGGCGGCAAAGTCGTCGAGCACGAGTACTGGGGCGTCAAAACGATGGCCTATAAGATCAACAAGAACCGCAAGGGCCATTTCACCCTGCTGAAGTCGGATGCTCCGGCTGCTGCAGTGCAGGAAATGGAACGTCTGATGCGTCTGCATGACGACGTGATGCGTATCCTGACCATCAAGGTCGATAAGCACACCGACGGCCCCTCGGTTCAGATGCAGAAACGTGACGAGCGTGAAGGCCGTGGCGACCGCGAAGGCGGCGACCGTGGCGGTTACGAACGCCGCGAGCGTCGCTGA
- a CDS encoding NAD(P)H-hydrate epimerase, whose amino-acid sequence MPGRAMIFCGPGNNGGDGFVIARLLHDQGWKVDVYLTGDPARMPADARFNHDLWLQLGPTQDPATCDPSDVRPDLVVDALLGTGVSRPISGPMLVARDKLSEAAALTEVLSVAVDLPSGLCADSGKAFGSLYEVDLTVTFGFFKCGHFLAEGPSHCGRLLCCDIGLDPEAPSRLFRRINRERPRPRLDLTDVTWIVDGRELRPGFSGKKSRLDKGWYDTGGHKFSHGHALVAGGAAGRSGAARLSARSALRIGAGLVTLASPPEAMAENAARLDAIMLSPVRDAAVLTALLEDKRINALCIGPALGTGPREADLVRAVLDSGRPAVLDADALSLLAADPDLFARLHEKTVLTPHGGEFSRLFPKSRRNWRRPPARGRFSPGLTRRARRHGSRVVSSC is encoded by the coding sequence TTGCCTGGACGCGCCATGATCTTCTGCGGCCCGGGCAATAATGGCGGCGACGGGTTTGTCATCGCGCGCCTGCTGCATGATCAGGGCTGGAAGGTTGATGTTTATCTGACCGGCGATCCGGCGCGGATGCCAGCGGATGCGCGCTTCAACCACGATCTCTGGCTGCAACTCGGCCCGACCCAGGACCCTGCCACCTGCGATCCTTCGGATGTCCGGCCCGATCTGGTGGTGGATGCCCTGCTGGGGACCGGTGTCTCGCGCCCGATTTCGGGGCCGATGCTGGTGGCGCGGGATAAGCTGTCGGAGGCGGCGGCCCTGACCGAAGTGCTCTCGGTCGCGGTCGATCTTCCCTCAGGGCTTTGCGCTGACAGCGGCAAGGCCTTCGGCAGTCTGTATGAGGTCGATCTGACCGTCACCTTCGGCTTTTTCAAATGCGGCCATTTTCTCGCCGAGGGCCCATCCCATTGCGGCAGGCTGCTTTGCTGCGATATCGGGCTGGATCCGGAGGCGCCTTCCAGGCTTTTTCGCCGTATAAATCGCGAACGCCCCCGGCCCCGCCTTGATCTTACGGACGTGACCTGGATCGTAGATGGTCGTGAACTGCGTCCGGGATTTTCAGGAAAGAAAAGCAGGCTCGACAAGGGCTGGTATGATACCGGCGGCCATAAATTCAGCCATGGCCATGCGCTGGTCGCAGGCGGGGCCGCCGGGCGCAGTGGCGCCGCGCGGCTCTCGGCCCGCAGCGCCCTTCGGATCGGTGCAGGGCTGGTGACTTTGGCAAGCCCTCCGGAGGCAATGGCCGAAAATGCGGCGCGACTTGATGCGATCATGCTGTCACCTGTCAGGGATGCGGCAGTGCTGACCGCCTTGCTGGAGGACAAGCGGATCAACGCGCTTTGCATCGGGCCAGCGCTTGGGACAGGTCCGCGAGAGGCCGATCTGGTGCGGGCGGTGCTGGACTCCGGGAGGCCGGCGGTGCTGGACGCGGATGCGCTGTCGCTGCTGGCCGCCGATCCGGATCTCTTTGCGCGCCTGCATGAAAAGACGGTCCTGACACCGCATGGCGGCGAATTCAGCCGCCTTTTCCCGAAATCGCGGCGCAACTGGCGACGCCCCCCGGCGCGGGGCCGGTTTTCTCCCGGATTGACGCGGCGCGCGCGGCGGCACGGCAGTCGGGTTGTATCGTCTTGCTGA
- the rplI gene encoding 50S ribosomal protein L9 has protein sequence MQVILLQRVAKLGQMGEVVNVKPGYARNYLLPQGKALRANEANIKGFEARKSQLEADNLETKKEAEAAAAKIDGQTFIVIRSASESGALYGSVTGRDVSEAATAAGFTIGRGQVAQDQPIKYLGIHPITVVLHPEVSVSVSVNVARSVEEAALQASGKSVQELAAEAEAQAEFEISELFDDMGSAASDDE, from the coding sequence ATGCAAGTGATCCTGCTCCAGCGCGTGGCGAAACTCGGCCAGATGGGCGAAGTCGTCAACGTCAAGCCGGGCTATGCCCGCAACTACCTCCTGCCGCAAGGCAAGGCGCTGCGCGCCAATGAGGCCAACATCAAAGGGTTCGAGGCGCGCAAGTCGCAGCTCGAAGCTGACAACCTCGAGACCAAAAAAGAAGCCGAAGCCGCCGCTGCCAAGATCGACGGTCAGACCTTCATCGTGATCCGTTCGGCCTCCGAATCGGGCGCGCTTTACGGTTCGGTCACCGGTCGTGACGTGTCCGAAGCGGCTACTGCTGCGGGCTTCACCATCGGCCGTGGCCAGGTCGCACAGGATCAGCCGATCAAGTATCTCGGCATCCACCCGATCACCGTCGTGCTGCATCCGGAAGTCTCGGTCAGCGTTTCGGTGAACGTGGCCCGTTCGGTCGAAGAAGCTGCGCTGCAGGCTTCGGGCAAGTCGGTCCAGGAACTCGCAGCCGAGGCGGAAGCCCAGGCGGAATTCGAGATCTCCGAGCTGTTCGACGACATGGGCTCTGCCGCGTCGGACGACGAATAA
- a CDS encoding NAD(P)H-hydrate dehydratase, translating into MLKGHDTVIAAPDGGADINSAAYGREAPWLATAGSGDVLAGIITGLLARGIRPFEAACLGPWLHVEAARSFGPGLIAEDLPEALPKVLRATERWREPLAAFGTPPAGLFVSG; encoded by the coding sequence TTGCTGAAGGGTCACGACACCGTGATCGCCGCACCGGATGGCGGTGCAGACATCAATTCCGCCGCCTATGGGCGGGAGGCGCCCTGGCTCGCGACAGCGGGATCGGGGGATGTGTTGGCCGGGATCATCACCGGACTTCTGGCGCGCGGGATCAGGCCTTTTGAGGCCGCCTGTCTCGGCCCTTGGCTACATGTCGAAGCAGCGCGCAGCTTCGGCCCTGGGCTGATCGCGGAAGATCTGCCCGAGGCGCTGCCAAAGGTTCTCCGCGCGACAGAGCGGTGGAGGGAGCCTCTGGCTGCCTTCGGGACGCCTCCGGCGGGCCTGTTTGTGTCAGGGTAA
- a CDS encoding YceI family protein: protein MNRPLSFALAAALAAFTAPAFAEAVKYNVDPGHSQIVFSYNHLGFSTNYGMFSGFEGVVNFDADAPADSSVEVSFPVSTLITGFQARYDHFMTADFFNAEVNKDVTFKSTSIEVTGEKTAKITGDLTLNGVTKAVVLDTVLNQAGEHPMEKKPWIGLTATTTLIRSEFGLGMVAPFVSDEVPVTINLEAGKAD from the coding sequence ATGAACCGCCCGCTTTCTTTCGCTCTTGCCGCCGCCCTGGCCGCTTTCACCGCCCCGGCTTTCGCAGAGGCCGTGAAATACAATGTCGATCCGGGGCACAGCCAGATCGTTTTCAGCTATAATCACCTTGGCTTCTCGACCAATTACGGTATGTTCTCGGGTTTTGAGGGCGTGGTGAATTTCGATGCGGATGCACCGGCGGACTCGTCGGTGGAAGTGTCCTTCCCGGTTTCGACCCTGATTACCGGCTTCCAGGCGCGCTATGATCACTTCATGACCGCAGATTTCTTCAATGCCGAAGTGAATAAGGACGTGACCTTCAAATCGACCTCGATCGAGGTGACCGGTGAGAAGACCGCGAAGATCACCGGAGATCTGACGCTGAACGGTGTGACGAAAGCGGTGGTGCTGGACACCGTGCTGAACCAGGCCGGCGAGCATCCGATGGAGAAAAAGCCGTGGATCGGCCTGACCGCGACCACCACGCTGATCCGGTCTGAATTCGGGCTGGGCATGGTCGCGCCCTTCGTCAGCGACGAAGTGCCGGTGACGATCAACCTCGAGGCGGGCAAGGCTGACTGA
- a CDS encoding metal-binding protein ZinT — protein MAAFLHRPLLLGALAFTASLSLAMADTAKKDHDHSHGHSHSHDEAKSQIYKGYFEDSQIGTRALSDWEGDWQSVYPLLKDGTLDPVMAEKAAHGDKSAAGYKAYYETGYATETDRITITGDQITFQTADGTATGTYAADGYEILSYEKGNRGVRFIFRKTAGDAQAPGFIQFSDHIIAPEKSGHFHLYFGDDRAALLQELTNWPTYYPAALSGAEIVTEMTAH, from the coding sequence ATGGCCGCCTTCCTTCACCGCCCGCTGCTCCTCGGCGCGCTTGCTTTCACCGCCTCGCTCTCGCTTGCCATGGCCGATACTGCAAAGAAAGACCATGACCACTCGCATGGTCATTCCCACAGCCATGACGAGGCGAAGAGCCAGATTTACAAGGGATATTTCGAAGACAGCCAGATCGGCACCCGCGCGCTTTCCGACTGGGAAGGCGACTGGCAATCGGTCTATCCGCTGCTGAAAGACGGCACGCTCGACCCCGTTATGGCCGAAAAGGCCGCGCATGGCGACAAATCGGCGGCCGGGTACAAAGCCTATTACGAGACGGGCTATGCCACCGAAACCGACCGCATCACCATCACCGGCGACCAGATCACCTTCCAGACCGCGGACGGCACGGCGACCGGCACCTATGCTGCGGATGGTTATGAGATCCTGTCCTATGAAAAGGGCAATCGCGGCGTTCGCTTTATCTTCAGAAAGACCGCCGGCGATGCGCAGGCGCCAGGCTTCATCCAGTTCAGCGACCACATCATCGCGCCCGAAAAATCCGGGCATTTCCATCTCTATTTCGGCGATGACCGCGCGGCTTTGCTGCAGGAACTGACCAACTGGCCGACCTATTACCCCGCCGCGCTCAGCGGGGCAGAGATCGTCACCGAAATGACCGCGCACTGA
- a CDS encoding DUF3445 domain-containing protein: MTADPAILQTRLPFLPWMDPRSSRLPGIQPLTDDSWIARDEAFAGQMARRDALISDIPDRVHALLPEAEPAARELYDMVLARLGRDPGYRFAQDGAVITRPDGGTIRPDPEQPLLTLGRLVQEDLCILETGEDSHRLTGALLCFPAGWTLSQKIGRSLLRIHEPVEPYDERLARGVQRLFDAIRPEQPLWRMNYLTYDDPELHQPRPESQPRPRPQEHRYIRCEKQALIRLPVTRAVVFAIHTWLVRSDTVTADEHAALLAAVH, translated from the coding sequence GTGACAGCCGATCCCGCCATCCTGCAGACCCGCCTGCCCTTTTTGCCCTGGATGGATCCGCGCAGCAGCCGCCTGCCCGGCATCCAGCCCCTCACCGATGACAGCTGGATCGCCCGCGACGAGGCTTTCGCCGGCCAGATGGCGCGACGCGACGCGCTGATCTCTGATATCCCCGACCGTGTCCACGCGCTTTTGCCCGAGGCAGAACCAGCCGCGCGCGAGCTTTATGACATGGTGCTGGCGCGGCTTGGCCGTGATCCCGGCTACCGCTTTGCGCAGGACGGTGCCGTGATCACACGCCCCGATGGCGGCACGATCCGCCCCGATCCTGAGCAGCCGCTGCTGACGCTCGGGCGGCTGGTGCAGGAGGATCTCTGCATCTTAGAGACCGGCGAGGACAGCCATCGCCTGACCGGCGCGCTTTTGTGTTTCCCGGCGGGCTGGACGCTCTCGCAAAAGATCGGCCGTTCTCTTTTGCGCATCCATGAGCCGGTCGAGCCCTATGATGAGCGCCTTGCCCGTGGGGTGCAGCGGCTCTTTGATGCGATCCGGCCGGAGCAGCCGCTCTGGCGGATGAATTACCTGACCTATGACGATCCGGAGCTGCATCAGCCGCGCCCCGAAAGCCAGCCGCGACCGCGGCCACAAGAGCATCGCTATATCCGCTGCGAGAAACAGGCGCTGATCCGGCTGCCGGTCACCAGGGCGGTGGTCTTCGCGATTCACACCTGGCTGGTCCGGTCAGATACGGTGACGGCCGATGAACATGCGGCCTTGCTGGCGGCGGTGCATTGA
- the glnA gene encoding type I glutamate--ammonia ligase gives MSAVAKALKLIKDEEVEYVDVRFTDPKGKLQHVTLVVDLIDEDWFEEGFMFDGSSIAGWKSIDQSDMKLIPDPTSIYLDPFYAEKTLAVHCNVVEPDTNEAYDRCPRQTATKAEAYLKATGIGDTAFFGPEAEFFIFDDVRYSITPQKVSFQIDAEAAAWNTDAKIEGGNLAHRAGHKGGYFPVNPVDEAQDLRGEMLSTMKRMGMKVDKHHHEVATCQHELGMIFGGLVEQADNMQKYKYVIHNVAHAYGKTVTFMPKPMKGDNGSGMHVNMSIWKNGKPLFAGDKYADLSQEALWFIGGILKHAKALNALTNPSTNSYKRLIPGFEAPVLRAYSARNRSGCVRIPWTESPKAKRVEARFPDPVANPYLAFAALLMAGLDGIRNKIDPGPASDKDLYDLPPEELAAIPTVCGSLREALEELEKDMDFLVAGDVFTKDQLQSYIALKWEEVYAYEHTPHPIEYAMYYSC, from the coding sequence ATGAGCGCGGTTGCGAAGGCTCTCAAACTGATCAAGGACGAGGAAGTCGAATATGTCGACGTCCGCTTCACCGACCCGAAAGGCAAGCTCCAGCATGTCACGCTGGTTGTTGATCTGATTGATGAAGACTGGTTCGAAGAAGGCTTTATGTTCGACGGCTCGTCGATCGCGGGCTGGAAGTCGATTGATCAGTCCGATATGAAACTGATCCCGGATCCGACCTCGATCTATCTCGATCCCTTCTATGCCGAGAAAACGCTCGCGGTGCATTGCAACGTGGTCGAGCCCGACACCAATGAGGCCTATGACCGTTGCCCGCGTCAGACCGCGACCAAGGCAGAGGCCTATCTGAAAGCCACCGGGATTGGCGATACGGCGTTCTTTGGCCCGGAAGCTGAATTCTTCATCTTCGACGACGTGCGCTACTCGATCACGCCGCAGAAGGTCTCGTTCCAGATCGACGCCGAAGCGGCTGCCTGGAATACCGATGCCAAAATCGAAGGCGGCAACCTCGCCCATCGCGCTGGCCATAAGGGCGGCTACTTCCCGGTGAACCCGGTGGATGAGGCCCAGGACCTGCGCGGCGAGATGCTCTCGACCATGAAGCGCATGGGGATGAAGGTCGACAAGCACCACCACGAGGTCGCCACCTGCCAGCACGAGCTGGGGATGATCTTCGGGGGTCTGGTCGAACAGGCCGACAATATGCAGAAATACAAGTATGTGATCCACAATGTGGCGCATGCTTACGGCAAGACCGTGACCTTCATGCCCAAGCCCATGAAGGGCGATAACGGCTCGGGGATGCATGTGAACATGTCGATCTGGAAGAACGGCAAGCCGCTCTTCGCAGGAGATAAATATGCTGATCTGTCACAGGAAGCCCTGTGGTTCATCGGCGGCATCCTGAAGCATGCGAAAGCGCTTAACGCGCTGACCAACCCGTCGACCAACAGCTACAAGCGTCTGATCCCGGGCTTTGAAGCACCGGTTCTGCGGGCATATTCGGCCCGCAACCGCTCGGGCTGCGTTCGTATTCCGTGGACGGAATCGCCGAAGGCAAAGCGTGTCGAAGCGCGTTTCCCCGATCCGGTCGCGAACCCCTATCTGGCGTTTGCAGCGCTGCTGATGGCTGGCCTTGACGGCATCAGGAACAAGATCGATCCGGGCCCGGCATCGGATAAAGACCTTTACGACCTGCCGCCCGAAGAGCTGGCAGCGATCCCGACCGTTTGCGGTTCGCTTCGTGAGGCTCTGGAAGAGCTGGAAAAGGATATGGACTTCCTGGTCGCAGGCGATGTGTTCACCAAAGACCAGCTGCAATCCTATATCGCCCTGAAATGGGAAGAGGTTTATGCCTATGAGCATACGCCGCACCCGATCGAGTATGCGATGTATTATTCCTGCTGA